CCTGCCGCTATTCGCGACCATGAGTGACGTCCAGCAGGACGCTGTCGTCAGTGCGCTAAATAGGGAGCTGTCGTGAAGATTGCGGTGATTCCCGCGCGTGGCGGCAGCAAGCGCATCCCGCGCAAGAACATTAAGCCCTTCGCCGGCAAGCCGATGATCGCGCATGCGATCGGGGCGGCCAAAGCCAGCGGATTGTTCGAGCGCGTCATTGTAACGACCGACGATGAAGAGATCAGCGAGATTGCCCGCGACTACGGTGCTGAGACGCCTTTCGTGCGCCCAGGCGAGCTTGCCGACGACCATACGCCGACGGTTCCTGTCATCGCGCACGCGATCCGGTCCTGCCTCGGCTTGGGTTGGAACGTAGAGCATGTGTGCTGTATCTACCCGGGCGTGCCCTTCATTCAGGCCAGCGACCTAGCCGTTGCCTTCGAACTGCTGCAACGGAGCGAGGCGGACTACAG
The uncultured Propionivibrio sp. DNA segment above includes these coding regions:
- the pseF gene encoding pseudaminic acid cytidylyltransferase; translated protein: MKIAVIPARGGSKRIPRKNIKPFAGKPMIAHAIGAAKASGLFERVIVTTDDEEISEIARDYGAETPFVRPGELADDHTPTVPVIAHAIRSCLGLGWNVEHVCCIYPGVPFIQASDLAVAFELLQRSEADYSFPIAEFPAAIQRALKRSADGRMQPFQPECELIRTQDLEPGYYDAGQFYWGSAQAWLTNNRIHRSGVGLVIPAWRVVDIDTPDDWDRAQLMWRALCSSDAYCKSAPAQDESS